The proteins below come from a single Triticum aestivum cultivar Chinese Spring chromosome 5D, IWGSC CS RefSeq v2.1, whole genome shotgun sequence genomic window:
- the LOC123119133 gene encoding pyridine nucleotide-disulfide oxidoreductase domain-containing protein 2: MSPAATRILLAGARRRGRGLSTSAEPSPSPSLSPSQLPRGKRWDAVVIGGGHNGLAAAAYLARAGRSVAVLERRGVLGGAAVSESDLVPGFRFSRCSYLLSLLRPALIRELELERHGLKLLPRSPSSFTPCLDGRYLLLGPDAELNRSEIGKFSKKDAEAYPRYEEQLEKFCKLMDFVIDSPPPELRQLYHASMVDRMKDKVDKSVFWSKLLGIVMQQGQKDMVNFFDLLLSPASKILNNWFEGDVLKATLATDAVIGTMAGVNTPGSGYVLLHHIMGETGGQRGVWAYVEGGMGSVSSAISKAALEAGVQIVTNAEVSQVMVDENTGKVQGVALVDGTELHSSVVLSNATPYKTFVDLVPANTLPEEFLCAIKTADYSSATTKINVAVNALPQFHCCKNINPEGGPEHMGTIHIGSESMEEIDIAYKEAAGGFSSTRPVIEMTIPSVLDKTISPPGQHVINLFVQYTPYKLSEGSWQDPAVRKSFAERCFSLIDEYAPHFSSSVIGYDMLTPPDLEREFGLTGGNIFHGAMGLDSLFLMRPAKGWSDYRTPVKGLYLCGSGAHPGGGVMGAPGRNAAAVVLDDLKAR, encoded by the exons ATGTCGCCGGCGGCGACGCGCATCCTGCTCGCGGGCGCCCGGCGCCGCGGCCGCGGCCTCTCCacgtcggccgagccctccccctccccctccctgtcCCCCTCGCAGCTCCCGAGGGGCAAGCGCTGGGACGCGGTGGTGATCGGTGGCGGCCACAACGGGCTCGCGGCCGCGGCCTACCTCGCGCGCGCCGGCCGCTCCGTCGCCGTTCTGGAGCGGCGGGGCGTCCTCGGCGGCGCCGCCGTGTCCGAGTCGGACCTCGTCCCCGGCTTCCGCTTCTCCCGCTGCAGCTACCTCCTCAGCCTCCTCCGCCCCGCCCTCATCCG GGAGCTGGAGCTGGAGAGGCACGGGCTGAAGCTCCTGCCGCGGAGCCCGTCGTCCTTCACGCCGTGCCTCGACGGCCGGTACCTGCTTCTCGGCCCGGACGCGGAGCTGAACCGCTCCGAGATCGGCAAGTTCTCCAAGAAAGATGCAGAGGCATACCCGAG GTACGAGGAGCAGCTAGAGAAGTTCTGCAAGCTCATGGACTTCGTCATAGACTCGCCTCCCCCGGAGCTGAGGCAGCTGTACCATGCTTCCATGGTCGACAGGATGAAGGATAAGGTCGACAAGTCAGTGTTCTGGAGCAAGCTTCTTGGCATTGTGATGCAACAGGGGCAAAAGGACATGGT GAACTTCTTCGACCTTCTTCTGTCGCCAGCATCAAAGATCTTGAATAACTGGTTTGAG GGTGATGTATTGAAGGCGACCCTGGCGACCGATGCTGTGATAGGTACTATG GCTGGTGTGAACACTCCAGGATCAGGATATGTTCTCCTGCACCACATCATGGGGGAAACTGGTGGTCAACGTGGTGTTTGGGC GTATGTCGAAGGTGGTATGGGTTCAGTCTCATCAGCTATAAGCAAAGCAGCCCTCGAAGCAGGTGTGCAAATTGTAACAAATGCTGAG gTTTCGCAAGTAATGGTCGATGAAAATACTGGAAAGGTGCAAGGG GTTGCTTTGGTTGATGGAACCGAGTTGCACTCATCAGTTGTGTTATCAAATGCCACACCATATAAAACATTTGTG GACCTTGTGCCTGCCAATACTCTTCCAGaggagttcctctgtgccatcaagACAGCAGATTATAGCTCC GCAACAACGAAGATCAACGTTGCTGTTAATGCGCTGCCACAGTTTCACTGTTGCAAAAACATCAACCCTGAAGGTGGCCCGGAGCACATGGGCACCATACACATTGGATCTGAAAG CATGGAGGAAATCGATATAGCATACAAGGAAGCTGCAGGCGGCTTCTCATCCACAAGGCCTGTTATAGAAATGACAATTCCTTCAGTCTTAGATAAGACCATCTCTCCACCAG GTCAGCATGTTATTAATCTGTTTGTTCAGTACACACCCTACAAACTGTCAGAAGGCAGTTGGCAGGATCCGGCTGTTAGA AAATCATTTGCTGAGAGATGCTTTTCCTTGATCGATGAGTATGCACCGCACTTTAGCTCATCAGTGATAGGCTATGACATGCTGACTCCACCTGATCTTGAAAGGGAGTTTGGCCTAACAG GGGGCAACATCTTTCATGGCGCGATGGGCTTGGATTCCCTCTTCCTGATGAGGCCTGCTAAGGGATG GTCAGATTACAGAACCCCTGTGAAGGGGCTGTACCTCTGCGGCAGCGGTGCGCACCCAGGCGGCGGGGTGATGGGTGCCCCGGGCCGCAATGCTGCTGCCGTGGTTTTGGATGATCTCAAGGCAAGATAG
- the LOC123119131 gene encoding ADP-ribosylation factor-like protein 2, which produces MGLLSIIRKIKRKEKEMRILMVGLDNSGKTTIVLKINGEDTSVISPTLGFNIKTIQYQKYSLNIWDVGGQKTIRSYWRNYFEQTDGLVWVVDSSDVRRLDDCRAELHNLLKEERLAGSSLLVFANKQDIQGALKPDEIAKVLNLEVMNKDRHWKIVGCSAYTGDGLLQGFDWLVQDIASRIYVLD; this is translated from the exons ATGGGTCTCCTCAGCATCATCAGAAAAATCAAGCGCAAGGAAAAGGAGATGCGTATTCTCATGGT CGGCCTGGACAACTCGGGTAAGACGACAATTGTGCTCAAGATAAATGGGGAGGACACCAGTGTCATCAGCCCTACTCTTGGCTTTAATATCAAGACCATCCAGTACCAAAA GTACTCGCTGAACATATGGGATGTTGGGGGCCAGAAGACCATCCGTTCGTATTGGAGGAACTACTTTGAGCAGACTGACGGTCTAGTTTGGGTGGTGGATAGTTCCGATGTCCGAAGGCTCGATGATTGCCGTGCTGAGCTCCACAATCTTTTGAAAGAAGAG AGACTGGCTGGGTCATCGCTGTTAGTTTTCGCAAATAAGCAGGACATTCAAGGCGCTTTGAAGCCTGACGAGATCGCCAAG GTTCTGAATCTTGAAGTGATGAACAAGGACCGGCACTGGAAGATTGTCGGCTGCAGCGCCTACACGGGCGACGGCCTGCTCCAGGGCTTCGACTGGCTGGTTCAGGACATCGCCTCCCGCATCTATGTCCTCGACTGA
- the LOC123119132 gene encoding glycine-rich RNA-binding protein blt801 yields the protein MAETEYRCFVGGLAWATDDHNLQQAFSQYGEILDAKIINDRETGRSRGFGFVTFGSEESMRQAIEEMNGKELDGRNITVNEAQSRRSGGGGGGGGYGGQRGGSGGYGGGGGGYGGQGGGGYGQGGGGGYGQGGGGYGGQRGGGGYGGGGGGYGGGGGGYGGQRGGGDSGGQWRN from the exons ATGGCGGAGACGGAGTACCGCTGCTTCGTGGGCGGCCTCGCCTGGGCCACCGACGACCACAACCTCCAGCAGGCCTTCAGCCAGTACGGCGAGATCCTCGACGCCAAG ATCATCAACGACCGCGAGACGGGCAGGTCCCGTGGCTTCGGCTTCGTCACGTTCGGCAGCGAGGAGTCGATGCGCCAGGCCATCGAGGAGATGAACGGCAAGGAGCTCGACGGGCGCAACATCACCGTCAACGAGGCCCAGTCCCGCCGGTCcggcggtgggggcggcggcggcggctacggcggccAGCGCGGCGGTAGCggaggctacggcggcggcggcggtggctacggcGGCCAGGGCGGTGGCGGCTACGGCCAGGGAGGCGGTGGCGGCTACGGCCAGGGCGGTGGTGGCTACGGCGGCcagcgcggtggcggcggctacggcggcggcggcggcggctacggcggcggcggtggtggctacGGCGGCCAGCGTGGTGGCGGTGACTCCGGCGGCCAGTGGAGGAACTGA